A region from the Candidatus Omnitrophota bacterium genome encodes:
- a CDS encoding EF-Tu/IF-2/RF-3 family GTPase, which produces MRASTYFNTRFYGYKKSSKNLSVVDIRVRTGSIKEGDTILFLGEKTPAYRCKVSEMQTDHKSIQEAKKGEAAGIKLPFVVRPKDKVFLWKKKIVT; this is translated from the coding sequence TTGCGAGCATCGACCTATTTTAACACCAGGTTTTATGGTTACAAAAAATCTTCTAAGAATTTAAGCGTTGTTGATATTCGGGTGCGTACAGGAAGCATAAAAGAAGGCGACACAATTCTTTTTTTAGGAGAAAAAACACCTGCCTATCGTTGCAAAGTTTCTGAGATGCAAACCGATCACAAATCCATCCAAGAGGCCAAAAAAGGAGAAGCGGCTGGCATTAAGCTGCCGTTTGTCGTCCGCCCAAAAGACAAAGTGTTTTTATGGAAAAAGAAAATAGTTACTTAA